In the genome of Manis javanica isolate MJ-LG chromosome 17, MJ_LKY, whole genome shotgun sequence, one region contains:
- the LOC140847228 gene encoding leukocyte immunoglobulin-like receptor subfamily A member 5 isoform X1: MALVLPTLLCLGLSAAQGAQAQWGETFKTPEVPSAGPGNLPQPQITAWPGSMIPVRHPVTIRCHTAADVEMFRISQEGWPEPSDGLKAQESGEVSLTEITSDRSGPYRCSYKSRGRWSRLSEPLKLVMTGAFDKPTLSCAPGTVVPSGDDMELRCFSKTTFEIFILTKEGIPTTQNRSSSPKGSESQAIFLLNRSSSAYRGTYRCYGAFHNHPYVWSHPSDPFQLVVKEAPDRPNPTRPGWSTALPSNHTSQERHQNLLPSQGPPCFSWSSSSSSSSSASVKPRTANAARRDSQRRPPRWAGRPLKLQARRTSPTPS, encoded by the exons ATGGCACTGGTTCTTCCCACCCTGCTCTGTCTTG GCTTGTCTGCGGCCCAGGGAGCTCAGGCACAGTGGGGCGAGACTTTCAAAACTCCTGAGGTCCCCTCTGCTGGGCCAG GAAATCTCCCCCAACCTCAAATCACAGCTTGGCCTGGGTCCATGATTCCAGTTAGGCATCCTGTGACCATCCGGTGCCACACGGCTGCAGATGTGGAAATGTTCAGGATTTCTCAAGAAGGATGGCCTGAGCCTTCGGATGGACTGAAAGCACAGGAGTCCGGGGAGGTCAGTCTCACAGAGATCACATCAGACCGCTCAGGGCCATACCGCTGTTCCTACAAGAGCCGTGGCCGCTGGTCCAGGCTCAGCGAGCCTCTGAAGCTGGTGATGACCG gggcTTTCGACAAGCCCACCCTCTCGTGTGCTCCTGGCACTGTGGTGCCTTCAGGAGACGACATGGAGCTGCGGTGTTTCTCCAAAACCACgtttgaaatatttattctcaCCAAAGAAGGCATTCCCACCACCCAGAACAGAAGTTCCAGCCCCAAGGGCTCCGAAAGCCAGGCCATCTTCCTCCTGAACCGCAGCTCCTCCGCATATAGGGGGACCTACAGATGCTACGGCGCCTTCCACAACCACCCCTACGTGTGGTCTCACCCAAGTGACCCGTTCCAGCTTGTGGTGAAAG AAGCTCCTGACCGTCCCAATCCCACAAGACCAGGTTGGTCCACAG CCCTGCCGTCCAACCACACCTCCCAGGAGAGACACCAGAACCTTCTGCCATCCCAGGGGCCACCGTGCTTCTCGTGGTCCTCCtcgtcttcctcttcctcctccgcCAGCGTAAAGCCAAGAACAGCAA ATGCTGCCCGGAGAGACAGCCAGAGGCGGCCGCCCCGCTGGGCGGGCAG gCCTCTGAAGCTGCAGGCTCGCAGGACATCACCTACTCCCAGCTGA
- the LOC140847228 gene encoding leukocyte immunoglobulin-like receptor subfamily A member 6 isoform X3 produces the protein MALVLPTLLCLGLSAAQGAQAQWGETFKTPEVPSAGPGNLPQPQITAWPGSMIPVRHPVTIRCHTAADVEMFRISQEGWPEPSDGLKAQESGEVSLTEITSDRSGPYRCSYKSRGRWSRLSEPLKLVMTEGIPTTQNRSSSPKGSESQAIFLLNRSSSAYRGTYRCYGAFHNHPYVWSHPSDPFQLVVKEAPDRPNPTRPGWSTALPSNHTSQERHQNLLPSQGPPCFSWSSSSSSSSSASVKPRTANAARRDSQRRPPRWAGRPLKLQARRTSPTPS, from the exons ATGGCACTGGTTCTTCCCACCCTGCTCTGTCTTG GCTTGTCTGCGGCCCAGGGAGCTCAGGCACAGTGGGGCGAGACTTTCAAAACTCCTGAGGTCCCCTCTGCTGGGCCAG GAAATCTCCCCCAACCTCAAATCACAGCTTGGCCTGGGTCCATGATTCCAGTTAGGCATCCTGTGACCATCCGGTGCCACACGGCTGCAGATGTGGAAATGTTCAGGATTTCTCAAGAAGGATGGCCTGAGCCTTCGGATGGACTGAAAGCACAGGAGTCCGGGGAGGTCAGTCTCACAGAGATCACATCAGACCGCTCAGGGCCATACCGCTGTTCCTACAAGAGCCGTGGCCGCTGGTCCAGGCTCAGCGAGCCTCTGAAGCTGGTGATGACCG AAGGCATTCCCACCACCCAGAACAGAAGTTCCAGCCCCAAGGGCTCCGAAAGCCAGGCCATCTTCCTCCTGAACCGCAGCTCCTCCGCATATAGGGGGACCTACAGATGCTACGGCGCCTTCCACAACCACCCCTACGTGTGGTCTCACCCAAGTGACCCGTTCCAGCTTGTGGTGAAAG AAGCTCCTGACCGTCCCAATCCCACAAGACCAGGTTGGTCCACAG CCCTGCCGTCCAACCACACCTCCCAGGAGAGACACCAGAACCTTCTGCCATCCCAGGGGCCACCGTGCTTCTCGTGGTCCTCCtcgtcttcctcttcctcctccgcCAGCGTAAAGCCAAGAACAGCAA ATGCTGCCCGGAGAGACAGCCAGAGGCGGCCGCCCCGCTGGGCGGGCAG gCCTCTGAAGCTGCAGGCTCGCAGGACATCACCTACTCCCAGCTGA
- the LOC140847226 gene encoding natural cytotoxicity triggering receptor 1-like isoform X3: MRIMSFPGALWSEVEGRAATLIKSPMVTGASFSPHILCLLVAVCRRLLHGRTCARICAMPSALAALLCLGLYLSQRISGQTQTVWKPVIWAQPNFMVPKGRPVTIWCRGPRGAVEYQLYFEGRLVALERQKPPGVMSKVKFSLSAMTPLTAGQYSCLYRSGERWSEPSDPLDLAVTEMYDTPTLSVHPGPQVVSGGNVTFYCRLETATSTFFLLKEGQPGRPQRRHGSGQAAFLLGPVSTAHRGTYRCFGSYNNHAWSFPSEPVRLLVTGDAGDSSLAPTELTSSDSGDPPSLTTEAGFQQARPLLF, translated from the exons ATGAGAATCATGTCCTTTCCTGGTGCCCTGTGGTCAGAGGTGGAGGGGAGAGCTGCAACTCTCATAAAAAGCCCCATGGTCACAGGTGCTAGTTTCAGCCCCCACATCCTGTGCCTCCTGGTCGCTGTGTGCCGCCGGCTGCTCCACGGCAGGACCTGTGCCAGGATCTGTGCCATGCCTTCTGCTCTGGCTGCCCTGCTCTGCCTCG GGCTGTATCTGAGCCAGAGGATCAGCGGCCAGACAC AGACTGTCTGGAAACCCGTCATCTGGGCCCAGCCCAATTTCATGGTTCCGAAGGGAAGGCCAGTGACCATCTGGTGCCGGGGCCCTCGTGGCGCCGTTGAGTACCAGCTGTATTTCGAGGGACGCCTTGTGGCCTTGGAGAGACAGAAACCACCTGGAGTGATGAGCAAAGTGAAGTTCTCCCTCTCGGCCATGACCCCCCTCACTGCGGGGCAGTACAGCTGCTTGTACCGAAGTGGGGAGCGCTGGTCTGAGCCCAGTGACCCCCTGGATCTGGCGGTAACAG AAATGTATGACACCCCCACACTCTCAGTCCATCCCGGGCCGCAGGTGGTCTCAGGAGGGAATGTGACCTTCTACTGCCGTCTAGAGACTGCGACCAGCACCTTCTTCCTGCTCAAGGAGGGCCAACCCGGCCGCCCGCAGCGCAGACACGGGAGCGGTCAGGCGGCGTTCCTCCTGGGCCCCGTGAGCACGGCCCACAGAGGGACGTACAGGTGCTTCGGTTCCTACAACAACCACGCCTGGTCTTTCCCCAGTGAGCCTGTGAGGCTCCTggtcacag GAGATGCTGGGGACAGCAGCCTTGCGCCCACAGAGCTCACCTCTTCAG ACTCGGGGGACCCGCCCTCGCTAACCACGGAGGCAGGATTCCAGCAAG CGCGCCCTCTGCTCTTCTGA
- the LOC140847226 gene encoding natural cytotoxicity triggering receptor 1-like isoform X1 gives MRIMSFPGALWSEVEGRAATLIKSPMVTGASFSPHILCLLVAVCRRLLHGRTCARICAMPSALAALLCLGLYLSQRISGQTQTVWKPVIWAQPNFMVPKGRPVTIWCRGPRGAVEYQLYFEGRLVALERQKPPGVMSKVKFSLSAMTPLTAGQYSCLYRSGERWSEPSDPLDLAVTEMYDTPTLSVHPGPQVVSGGNVTFYCRLETATSTFFLLKEGQPGRPQRRHGSGQAAFLLGPVSTAHRGTYRCFGSYNNHAWSFPSEPVRLLVTGDAGDSSLAPTELTSSDSGDPPSLTTEAGFQQDLALWNHTAQNLLRIGLAFLVLMALGGLLAEDWLCRKRAREEANTAASREGRRRFRTRRLLNE, from the exons ATGAGAATCATGTCCTTTCCTGGTGCCCTGTGGTCAGAGGTGGAGGGGAGAGCTGCAACTCTCATAAAAAGCCCCATGGTCACAGGTGCTAGTTTCAGCCCCCACATCCTGTGCCTCCTGGTCGCTGTGTGCCGCCGGCTGCTCCACGGCAGGACCTGTGCCAGGATCTGTGCCATGCCTTCTGCTCTGGCTGCCCTGCTCTGCCTCG GGCTGTATCTGAGCCAGAGGATCAGCGGCCAGACAC AGACTGTCTGGAAACCCGTCATCTGGGCCCAGCCCAATTTCATGGTTCCGAAGGGAAGGCCAGTGACCATCTGGTGCCGGGGCCCTCGTGGCGCCGTTGAGTACCAGCTGTATTTCGAGGGACGCCTTGTGGCCTTGGAGAGACAGAAACCACCTGGAGTGATGAGCAAAGTGAAGTTCTCCCTCTCGGCCATGACCCCCCTCACTGCGGGGCAGTACAGCTGCTTGTACCGAAGTGGGGAGCGCTGGTCTGAGCCCAGTGACCCCCTGGATCTGGCGGTAACAG AAATGTATGACACCCCCACACTCTCAGTCCATCCCGGGCCGCAGGTGGTCTCAGGAGGGAATGTGACCTTCTACTGCCGTCTAGAGACTGCGACCAGCACCTTCTTCCTGCTCAAGGAGGGCCAACCCGGCCGCCCGCAGCGCAGACACGGGAGCGGTCAGGCGGCGTTCCTCCTGGGCCCCGTGAGCACGGCCCACAGAGGGACGTACAGGTGCTTCGGTTCCTACAACAACCACGCCTGGTCTTTCCCCAGTGAGCCTGTGAGGCTCCTggtcacag GAGATGCTGGGGACAGCAGCCTTGCGCCCACAGAGCTCACCTCTTCAG ACTCGGGGGACCCGCCCTCGCTAACCACGGAGGCAGGATTCCAGCAAG ACCTTGCCCTCTGGAATCACACGGCCCAGAATCTCCTGCGGATTGGCCTGGCTTTCCTGGTCCTGATGGCCCTCGGGGGCCTCCTGGCTGAAGACTGGCTTTGCAGGAAGAGGGCTAGAGAGGAAGCCAACACCGCTGCAAGCCGGGAAGGCAGGAGAAGGTTCAGAACTCGAAGACTCCTGAACGAATGA
- the LOC140847228 gene encoding leukocyte immunoglobulin-like receptor subfamily A member 6 isoform X2, whose product MALVLPTLLCLGNLPQPQITAWPGSMIPVRHPVTIRCHTAADVEMFRISQEGWPEPSDGLKAQESGEVSLTEITSDRSGPYRCSYKSRGRWSRLSEPLKLVMTGAFDKPTLSCAPGTVVPSGDDMELRCFSKTTFEIFILTKEGIPTTQNRSSSPKGSESQAIFLLNRSSSAYRGTYRCYGAFHNHPYVWSHPSDPFQLVVKEAPDRPNPTRPGWSTALPSNHTSQERHQNLLPSQGPPCFSWSSSSSSSSSASVKPRTANAARRDSQRRPPRWAGRPLKLQARRTSPTPS is encoded by the exons ATGGCACTGGTTCTTCCCACCCTGCTCTGTCTTG GAAATCTCCCCCAACCTCAAATCACAGCTTGGCCTGGGTCCATGATTCCAGTTAGGCATCCTGTGACCATCCGGTGCCACACGGCTGCAGATGTGGAAATGTTCAGGATTTCTCAAGAAGGATGGCCTGAGCCTTCGGATGGACTGAAAGCACAGGAGTCCGGGGAGGTCAGTCTCACAGAGATCACATCAGACCGCTCAGGGCCATACCGCTGTTCCTACAAGAGCCGTGGCCGCTGGTCCAGGCTCAGCGAGCCTCTGAAGCTGGTGATGACCG gggcTTTCGACAAGCCCACCCTCTCGTGTGCTCCTGGCACTGTGGTGCCTTCAGGAGACGACATGGAGCTGCGGTGTTTCTCCAAAACCACgtttgaaatatttattctcaCCAAAGAAGGCATTCCCACCACCCAGAACAGAAGTTCCAGCCCCAAGGGCTCCGAAAGCCAGGCCATCTTCCTCCTGAACCGCAGCTCCTCCGCATATAGGGGGACCTACAGATGCTACGGCGCCTTCCACAACCACCCCTACGTGTGGTCTCACCCAAGTGACCCGTTCCAGCTTGTGGTGAAAG AAGCTCCTGACCGTCCCAATCCCACAAGACCAGGTTGGTCCACAG CCCTGCCGTCCAACCACACCTCCCAGGAGAGACACCAGAACCTTCTGCCATCCCAGGGGCCACCGTGCTTCTCGTGGTCCTCCtcgtcttcctcttcctcctccgcCAGCGTAAAGCCAAGAACAGCAA ATGCTGCCCGGAGAGACAGCCAGAGGCGGCCGCCCCGCTGGGCGGGCAG gCCTCTGAAGCTGCAGGCTCGCAGGACATCACCTACTCCCAGCTGA
- the LOC140847226 gene encoding natural cytotoxicity triggering receptor 1-like isoform X2: MRIMSFPGALWSEVEGRAATLIKSPMVTGASFSPHILCLLVAVCRRLLHGRTCARICAMPSALAALLCLGLYLSQRISGQTQTVWKPVIWAQPNFMVPKGRPVTIWCRGPRGAVEYQLYFEGRLVALERQKPPGVMSKVKFSLSAMTPLTAGQYSCLYRSGERWSEPSDPLDLAVTETATSTFFLLKEGQPGRPQRRHGSGQAAFLLGPVSTAHRGTYRCFGSYNNHAWSFPSEPVRLLVTGDAGDSSLAPTELTSSDSGDPPSLTTEAGFQQDLALWNHTAQNLLRIGLAFLVLMALGGLLAEDWLCRKRAREEANTAASREGRRRFRTRRLLNE, encoded by the exons ATGAGAATCATGTCCTTTCCTGGTGCCCTGTGGTCAGAGGTGGAGGGGAGAGCTGCAACTCTCATAAAAAGCCCCATGGTCACAGGTGCTAGTTTCAGCCCCCACATCCTGTGCCTCCTGGTCGCTGTGTGCCGCCGGCTGCTCCACGGCAGGACCTGTGCCAGGATCTGTGCCATGCCTTCTGCTCTGGCTGCCCTGCTCTGCCTCG GGCTGTATCTGAGCCAGAGGATCAGCGGCCAGACAC AGACTGTCTGGAAACCCGTCATCTGGGCCCAGCCCAATTTCATGGTTCCGAAGGGAAGGCCAGTGACCATCTGGTGCCGGGGCCCTCGTGGCGCCGTTGAGTACCAGCTGTATTTCGAGGGACGCCTTGTGGCCTTGGAGAGACAGAAACCACCTGGAGTGATGAGCAAAGTGAAGTTCTCCCTCTCGGCCATGACCCCCCTCACTGCGGGGCAGTACAGCTGCTTGTACCGAAGTGGGGAGCGCTGGTCTGAGCCCAGTGACCCCCTGGATCTGGCGGTAACAG AGACTGCGACCAGCACCTTCTTCCTGCTCAAGGAGGGCCAACCCGGCCGCCCGCAGCGCAGACACGGGAGCGGTCAGGCGGCGTTCCTCCTGGGCCCCGTGAGCACGGCCCACAGAGGGACGTACAGGTGCTTCGGTTCCTACAACAACCACGCCTGGTCTTTCCCCAGTGAGCCTGTGAGGCTCCTggtcacag GAGATGCTGGGGACAGCAGCCTTGCGCCCACAGAGCTCACCTCTTCAG ACTCGGGGGACCCGCCCTCGCTAACCACGGAGGCAGGATTCCAGCAAG ACCTTGCCCTCTGGAATCACACGGCCCAGAATCTCCTGCGGATTGGCCTGGCTTTCCTGGTCCTGATGGCCCTCGGGGGCCTCCTGGCTGAAGACTGGCTTTGCAGGAAGAGGGCTAGAGAGGAAGCCAACACCGCTGCAAGCCGGGAAGGCAGGAGAAGGTTCAGAACTCGAAGACTCCTGAACGAATGA